From the Lolium rigidum isolate FL_2022 chromosome 2, APGP_CSIRO_Lrig_0.1, whole genome shotgun sequence genome, one window contains:
- the LOC124690208 gene encoding subtilisin-like protease 4 produces the protein MERLGVVFFFVASWLLAGVVVAHHDHGVHKNYLILVRRPYEYDRRVYKDVSSWHASLLASVCDQAKEELEADPANAPRLIYSYRNVVNGFSARLTTDELGKMAQADWFVKAVPEKTYQLMTTHTPRMLGLTGPTIFHSGVWNRSNMGEGIIIGVLDGGITPGHPSFDGTGMPPPPAKWKGRCDFNSSACNNKLIGARSFFESARWNWKGGDDPVLPIDESEHGTHTSSTAAGAFVPGANAMGSGVGTAAGMAPRAHLAFYQVCFVGKGCDRDDILAAIDDAMEDGVDLLSISIGDDNAGDFAADPIALGGYSAIMRGIFVCTAAGNSGPDVATVANEAPWLLTVGAATTDRRAVADVKLGNGLEIRGESYYQPSTYVSKLRPLARDTAADGTCSDKSVLTSEQVSGKIVLCYTGGNLTNLQKGSILHDAGAAAVIIVSQDWAGSVISPKAHALPAAQIEYKSAEKIQAYMNSSKNPTARLVFRGTVLGNRVSPIAAPFSSRGPSKQNPGILKPDITGPGVNIIAAVPKPEGLAQPPNELAYKFDIMSGTSMAAPHISGIAALIKKAHPTWSPAAIKSAMMTTTDIRDRRRMPILDYDGHHANMFALGAGFINPTRAMNPGLVYNLSAHDYIPYLCRLGYSDHEMNSIIHPAPPMLCAQQPVVEQKDLNYPSITVVLDEEPYAVNVSRAVTNVGNGKAVYTASTDEVPPTLSVTVTPSRLRFSALNEVQTFTVTISSKNVRLKKRITEGQLKWVSGKHVVRSPIVVSSKKFFQNQKNTTSTDQHTAG, from the coding sequence ATGGAGCGCTTaggcgtcgtcttcttcttcgtcgcctcGTGGCTGCTGGCCGGCGTGGTGGTTGCGCACCACGACCACGGCGTGCACAAGAACTACCTCATCCTCGTGCGGCGGCCGTACGAGTACGACCGGCGCGTGTACAAGGACGTGTCGAGCTGGCACGCGTCGCTGCTGGCGTCGGTGTGCGATCAGGCCAAGGAGGAGCTGGAAGCGGACCCGGCGAACGCGCCGCGGCTCATCTACTCGTACCGCAACGTCGTCAATGGCTTCTCGGCGCGCCTCACCACGGACGAGCTCGGCAAGATGGCGCAGGCGGACTGGTTCGTGAAGGCGGTCCCCGAGAAGACGTACCAGCTCATGACCACGCACACGCCACGGATGCTCGGGCTCACCGGCCCGACGATCTTCCACAGCGGCGTGTGGAACAGGAGCAACATGGGCGAGGGGATCATCATCGGCGTCCTCGACGGCGGCATCACCCCCGGGCACCCGTCGTTCGACGGCACgggcatgccgccgccgccggccaagtgGAAGGGGCGGTGCGACTTCAACAGCTCGGCGTGCAACAACAAGCTCATCGGCGCGCGGTCCTTCTTCGAGTCGGCGAGGTGGAATTGGAAAGGGGGCGACGACCCGGTGCTTCCCATCGACGAGAGCGAACACGGGACGCACACGTCGAGCACTGCGGCCGGCGCGTTCGTGCCGGGAGCCAACGCAATGGGCAGTGGCGTGGGCACGGCGGCCGGCATGGCGCCCCGCGCGCACCTGGCGTTTTACCAGGTGTGCTTCGTGGGCAAGGGCTGCGACCGCGACGACATACTCGCGGCGATCGACGACGCCATGGAGGACGGCGTCGACCTGCTCTCGATATCCATCGGCGACGACAATGCCGGAGACTTCGCCGCCGACCCCATTGCGCTCGGGGGATACAGCGCCATCATGAGAGGCATCTTTGTGTGCACGGCTGCTGGGAACAGCGGCCCGGACGTAGCGACGGTTGCCAACGAGGCGCCGTGGCTGCTCACCGTGGGCGCGGCCACAACCGACCGGAGGgccgttgccgatgttaagcttggCAATGGACTCGAGATCAGAGGTGAATCATACTACCAGCCGAGCACCTACGTGAGCAAGCTGCGGCCGTTGGCGAGGGACACCGCCGCCGACGGCACGTGTTCGGACAAGAGCGTCCTAACGTCCGAGCAAGTCAGCGGAAAGATTGTGCTTTGCTACACCGGCGGCAACCTGACCAACCTCCAGAAGGGGAGCATCCTGCACGACGCCGGCGCTGCCGCCGTGATCATCGTTTCACAGGACTGGGCTGGGTCCGTGATCTCACCCAAGGCGCATGCCCTCCCAGCAGCGCAAATCGAATACAAGTCAGCGGAGAAGATCCAGGCGTACATGAATTCCTCCAAGAACCCGACGGCTCGACTGGTCTTCAGGGGGACGGTGTTAGGCAACCGCGTGTCGCCGATCGCGGCGCCATTCTCGTCGCGGGGACCCAGCAAGCAGAACCCGGGGATTCTCAAGCCTGACATCACCGGCCCTGGAGTGAACATAATCGCCGCCGTGCCCAAGCCCGAGGGACTCGCCCAGCCGCCCAACGAACTGGCGTACAAGTTCGACATCATGTCCGGCACGTCCATGGCCGCGCCGCACATCAGCGGGATTGCCGCGCTGATCAAGAAAGCGCACCCGACGTGGTCGCCGGCGGCCATCAAGTCGGCCATGATGACGACGACCGACATAAGGGATCGGCGCCGGATGCCGATACTGGACTATGACGGCCATCATGCCAACATGTTTGCGCTGGGCGCCGGTTTCATCAACCCCACGAGGGCCATGAACCCGGGACTGGTGTACAACCTCAGCGCCCATGACTACATCCCCTACCTGTGCAGGCTCGGGTACAGCGACCACGAGATGAACTCCATCATCCACCCGGCGCCACCAATGTTGTGCGCGCAGCAACCGGTGGTCGAACAGAAGGACCTCAACTACCCGTCCATCACCGTCGTCCTCGACGAGGAGCCCTACGCCGTGAACGTCAGCCGCGCGGTGACGAACGTCGGGAACGGCAAGGCGGTGTACACGGCGTCGACCGACGAGGTTCCGCCGACGCTGTCGGTGACGGTGACGCCGAGCAGGCTCAGGTTCAGCGCGCTGAACGAGGTGCAGACCTTCACGGTGACCATCAGCAGCAAGAACGTGCGGCTGAAGAAACGCATCACGGAAGGGCAGCTCAAGTGGGTCTCGGGGAAGCACGTCGTGCGTAGCCCTATAGTCGTGTCCTCCAAGAAGTTCTTCCAGAACCAGAAGAACACGACGAGTACGGATCAGCACACGGCGGGCTGA